The DNA region TACCTGCAGAAGAAGAAGACGCAGGAAGCGAAACGCAACGCCACCTTTGTCGCCGTCAAGGAAGTCAAGATGGGAGCCCGGACGAACTCGCACGACCTGGAGTTCAAGGTGCGCAACATACGGCGCTTCCTGGAACGGGGACAGCGGGTCAAGGTGTCGGTCTTCTTCCGTGGCCGCGAGATCACACACCCGGAGTTGGGCCGGGCGATGCTCAACGGGGTCTTCGACGAGGTTCAGGACATGGCCAAGCTCGACGTGTCGCCCAAGCTCGAGGGGCGCAGCATGGCCATGCTGTTGACGCCGAAGACGAGCGCATGACCCAACACGAAAATCGAACGGGACGGAGAAACCAGGGATGCCGAAGATAAAGACAAACAGGGGGGCCGCGAAGAGATTCAAGGTCAGCAAGAGCGGCAAGATCATGCGACGGCGTGGCTTCAAGAGCCATATCCTGTCCACCAAGAGCCGCAAGCGGAAACGCCGCCTGAGACAGGCCGCTTCGGTGTCGAGCTACGAAACCACGAGCATGCGGCGCCTCATTCCCTATCTGTAGTAGCGACTCGCTCTCGGGGTACGGCAAGGCACCGGAATCCACAGACAAACCATTC from Deltaproteobacteria bacterium includes:
- the infC gene encoding translation initiation factor IF-3, whose translation is MARPTRINQQIRAREVRVIDDDSAQLGVMPLHEALGIAEQRELDLVEVAPDAQPPVCRLMDYGKFRYLQKKKTQEAKRNATFVAVKEVKMGARTNSHDLEFKVRNIRRFLERGQRVKVSVFFRGREITHPELGRAMLNGVFDEVQDMAKLDVSPKLEGRSMAMLLTPKTSA
- the rpmI gene encoding 50S ribosomal protein L35 — protein: MPKIKTNRGAAKRFKVSKSGKIMRRRGFKSHILSTKSRKRKRRLRQAASVSSYETTSMRRLIPYL